TGTGATAGAATTTATTGCAAATAAACTTAGATATGAATTTGATATTGACGCAAGTAGCGGTTCAATCATAAAATTTGAAAAAAGATAAAAATGAAAAATAAAGACTATATAAGAAACTGATAATTTATATAGTCTTTTTTTGTAAATTCCATTTGATTAAAAATTACATCATTCCAAGATAAGCGGCACCTAAAATTCCTGCGTCATTTCCAAGAGTTGCTGTAACAATTTTTAGATTTTCCAAAGTAGATGGGAATGCTACGTCTTTTAATTTTTCTTTTACACGATCGAATAGAATATCCCCGGCAAGAGCAACTCCACCACCAACTACAACGATTTCAGGATCCAATATGCTAAGCAAGTTTCCAATCCCGAATGCTAATTTTTCTGCTTCATAATCTACAATATCAAGCGAAAATTCATCACCTTTTTTAGCGGCATCAAACACATCCTTTGCTTCTAAATCTCTACCTTTTGTCATTTCATAAAGTAAATTTTGCTTATTTACTGCAAGACGGCTGTTTGCTTCACGGATTATCCCTGTAGCAGAGGCATAGGCTTCCCAGCATCCTTTTTGCCCGCATCCACATAATTTACCATTTGGTTCAATTTTAATGTGTCCAACTTCTCCGCCTGCACCATGTTCTCCACTGACAAGTTTTCCATCAACGATGATTCCTCCACCGATTCCAGTTCCAACAGCAAGTCCTAGCACATTTTTATATCCCTGTGCAGCACCTTTCCACATTTCTCCAAGTGTAATTACATTTACATCATTGTCAACCTTTACTGGTTTTCCTAAATTTTTCTCAAATTCCAATGCCAAATCCACTCCATTTTTCCAGGGAAAATTCGCCCAGAACTTAACAACTCTGGAATTTAACACAGGCCCTGGTACTCCAACACCGACTGATACAACATTATCAAAATTAACATTACTTCCTTCAATTTGAGTAATTAAAATTTTTGATAATCTTTGGATTGTTTCAGAAAAACCTTCCATTGAATCAGTTTTCACAATAGTTGTAAAAATAATATTCCCTTTTTCATCCACAAGTCCAATCTTTGTATTAGTTCCTCCCAAGTCAATTCCTACATAATATTTCATATTTCCTCCTAATTATAATTTTTATTTTATTTTCATAACACATAGTAAAACATCTTTAAAATTAATTTTTATATCAATATTAGTTTACCTTATTTCTTGTATTTTTTCAATATTTTACAAAATTTTTTTTTAATGATATAATGTAAATATGTTTTTTAAAGAGAAAATCTAATTTTTAAATTGAATACTTGTGAATAGGTAGTGGTATTTTAAAAAATTATAGAATAAAAATTAAGTTATTAGACAAATTTAATAAGAAAATTATGGAGGTTTTTATGAGAAGTTTATCGGGAATACAGCCCAGCGGAATTTTACATATTGGAAATTATTTTGGGGCTATTAAGCAGTTTGTGGAATTGCAGGATGAATATGAAGGTTTTTATTTTTTAGCAAATTATCATGCTTTGACGTCTTCACCGAAAGGGGAGGATTTGAAGGCTAATACGATTAATGTGATTTTGGATTATTTAGCTTTGGGATTGGATCCTGAGAAGTCAACGTTGTTTTTGCAGTCGGATGTACCTGAACATGCCGAATTATCTTGGATTTTATCAAATATTTCCCCAATGGGGCTACTGGAAAGGGCTCATTCATACAAGGACAAAGTTGCGAAGGGAATTAAGCCAAATGTGGGGTTGTTCACTTATCCAATACTTATGGCGGCTGATATTTTGATGTACTCGCCAGATATTGTGCCTGTTGGGAAGGATCAGAAGCAACATGTGGAAATGACTCGTGATATTGCAACTAAATTTAATGAAACTTACGGCAAGGAAGTGTTTAAATTACCAAAAGAAAAAATTGTTGAAAATGTAGCAACTGTGCCGGGAACAGATGGAGATAAAATGAGCAAATCTTACGGAAATGTAATAAATATGTTTGGCTCAAAGAAAGCATTGAAAAAACAGATAATGAGCATTGTAACAGATTCAACACCTTTAGAGGAGCCAAAAAATCCTGACAACAACATCACAAAATTATATGCTCTTTTTGCAACAGAAGCAGAAGTAGAAGCATTGAAGAAAAAATTTAGAGCTGGAAACTTTGGTTATGGACATGCCAAAAATGAATTGTTTGACAAATTCATGGATTATTTTTCTCCATTCCAGAAAAAACGTGAAGAATTGGAAAACAATATGGATTATGTATATGGAATTTTGCGTAAAGGTGCAAATAAAGCTAGAAGCATTGCAACTGAGAAGATGGATGAAGTTAGGGATGTAGTGGGGCTTTTGAAGAAAAATTATTAAAAGATTAGTGATTTTATTTGAATAATTTTATTTTAATTGTAAAGAAAAGGCACATTTAAGTGTCTTTTTTGGCTTTAAAAATTTTACTATGATATTTATAAAAATAAGAGGTAGGATCAAATGAAGAGAATAACAAATTTAGAGGATAAAACAAAAAAAGATATTTTTCTAATTTTATTTATAATTTATATATTTCACCTGCTATTTATGATTCCTTTACACAACGATACAGTATTTACCGAGAATAAAATATTTAAATATGTGTATATGTTTAGAATACATAGATGGATACTTAGTTTTCCAATAATTTATTATTTTGTAAAAACTTATAAAAAATATGAATATTTTAAAACGAATGAAAAATTAAAGGCGAAAGACTTTAGTATTTATTTTGCATTAGCCTTTTGGGTAGGTAATTTTTTTAGTTTTTTAATTGTATTAATGAGCAGTCATAAGGGACGAACACCTGTGGTAGCGATATACGAACCTTTGTATATAGATATGATAATGACAGTTTGTGTGGCACCAATATTAGAAGAAATAGTATTTCGGGGAGTTATAATGAATAATTTAAAAAAATATGGAATAAAAACAGCAATAGTTATTAATTCAGTCTTTTTTGCATTATCTCATTATAATATAGATATGATTATCCCGGCATTCTTTACAGGAATTATTTTTTCCTATGTTGCATATAAGTATTCAATAAAATATTCTATTTTAATACATTTTTTTATAAATGCAATAACGAAAACATCTCAGGTTTTAATTCTTTTAAGAATTGAGATACTTCTAATTCTAGTTGGTTTGTTTTCTGCCTTTTTGATTATCTTTTTATTAGTATTTGTTATAATTGGATTGTTGGAAGGGAAGTACAAAGAGGTACTTTCGATTTTTGAATTAAATGTTGAAGATAGGGAAAATGTGATTGTGTTTTTAAAAAATAATGTTTTATATTTGCTGGTAATATTTGCAATCGTAGTTTCTAATTTAGTGTTTAATTATAGGATAGTTTGACGAAATGGGGAGTTTCTTTTCAGGGAAACTCCTTTTAAATTCAAATTATATTTTATTTATAAAGTTTTTATTTACTTATTCGATACTTATAAGACTGGTATTTTGGTATATTATTACTGATTCTCTGTGAGAATCTAAAAATCCTAATAATAGTATAACAAAACTATAGACTTTCTTTTTTGTTTTGTTTCTCTTGTCTTTTTCTCCAGTTTCTAATAGCCAATCCCACTATCAGATAAAGAATTGTCGGAATTATACCTACTGAAAGTGAAAAAAGAAACGCCTGATTTTTTTCTACAGACACAATTCCTAAAAGAAGCAACGGATTTATCACTGCATCTTCCATAGTATGCATAATAACTAATGGCCACATAGATTCAGTAACTCTAAAAATTTCTGTATACATCACCGTCCAGCACGTTACTACTATTGTTCCAATAAGGAAAAAAGTCAGTCTTCCAACTGGTAAAGTATTTTGTATTTCACTTTCGGACAAAAATATCATAATATAGGGCAAGTGCCAAATCCACCAGATAAATCCGATAAGTAAGTATAATTTCAAATCGGATAATTTTAATTTTAACAATTGATTTGTAAGATAGCCTCTCCAGACTGACTCTTCAAATATATTTTTTATAAATTGAGTGGCAATTTGTGCAGACAAGATCCCAATATAGGCTGCAATTCCAATATTTACATTGGAAAATTTGACACCTTTCGTTATTAATCCCAGTAGTATAACAATTAAAGTAACAGTAGGATATATCAAAAAACCAATCAAATAAAACTTTTTATTATTTTTAAAGTTAATAGAAACACCCGAATTTTTCCACCCGTCTCCTCCAAAAGTACGAAGAAGAATTGTACAAATTAATGGAGATACTAACCAGATAAGCATTCCAAAGGGTTCTTCTCCTGCCATTGTTCCAACATTTTCATAATGAGCTTGACTGAACAACTTATCGACAAGATATCCTATCCAACCACAAGCGGTACTAAAAATCGTAAAAATAATTATGTTTCGTTTAACCCTATTTGTATTATTCATCTTATCTCACCTTTCTTTCTATATTCTTTTCTTCAATTTTTTAAACCATTCCATGTTAAAAGCAGTAATATCAATTCCATAATCTAAAGTAGCCACTGTAAATTTACTGATTTCTTTAATGTTTTCAGATATATCGTTTCCTTTATTTAGATTTTTAATTCTCTCCTGATATTCTGTATCTATAAGTAAATAGTTTTTAAGTGCTGCTCTTTCATCTTCGATATGTATTGATTCCCTTAATTTTTTTAGTGCTGTATATTCCTCCTCTAAAGAATGAATGATTTTATCAATCAGATTTTTCTGTTCATTTTCTGAAACATATCCCATAAAAAGAAGTTTTCCGATATCTAAATTTTTTGTCTTTGAAATATCAATGGGAATTCTTATCCATTCTATCAATGCTTTTTGTCCAATATCAGTTATTGCGTATCTTTTTTTATTTACTCCTTTTTCAACAAGCTCTTCAAAAGTAACCATTTCCGACATAAGCAATTTTTTGAGAGCTGCCTGAATACTGCCGAGACTATCACTACACATAGATTTAAAATTATTTCTGATGACATTTCGAAGTTCATATGCAGTCATTCTGTGTAACATTAAAATTCCTAAAATTATTTTATCCATAACACACCTCCTATTATACCTTATAGTAACATACCTTTTAGGTATTGTAAAGAGTTTATTTTGAAATTTTTAGCATTTCATTTTTTCCATTTTTGTCATTTCAGCTTCATTGTTGTCAAGGTACAAAGTCATTTTCCCAAATTTATTGCTCCTAAGAGAATATAAAAACGTCAATGATAAAATAAAAAAAGACAGCCTTTAGACTGTCCTTATACAAACTACAATTTATATATCTTTCATTTTCAAGTATTTCTTATAAACTTTCTTAAATTCCAAATCTTCATCAATATTTTCTAACTTTTTTTCAAACAAATCCATTCTATTCTTCATAGTTTTCTCAATTGAGTGAAACTGCCTATATTCATCAATTTTAGCGTGATTGCCACTTCGTAATACTTCTGGAACAGTATAGCCATCAATTTCTACAGGTCTTGTATATTGGGGAAATCCAAGAAGTCCGTTGTAAAATGAGTCTGTTTCAAAAGATTCTTTTTTTATTACACCTTCCTTTATACGAATTACAGAGTCCATAATTACAAGGGAAGGCAAGTCGCCACTGCTTAGGACATAATCTCCAATGGAAATTTCTTCATCTACAAATTTATCAATTACCCTTTGATCTAGCCCTTCGTAACGTCCTGAAAATTGTAAAATTCGTAGTTTTCGTAAAAGAAGTTCCAGTAGGCTTCTGGCTTTAAAACCATTCCAGCACCGCCTCCAAAAGGGATGTCGTCCATCTGGCTGTGCTTATTTCTGGCGTAATCCCTTATGTTTACGATGTTAAAGTCGATAATATCCTTGTCGCTTGCTACTTAATTATAAGTTGTTTTAGGGTAAATAGGGAGTTTTTAGGAACTCTTTATTTTTTTTTTAGGAAAGTGAATTTATTTTTAAATTTTGAAAAAGAAAAATTTATTAAAGATGCGATATTAAAGAAATTTTAAACAAGAAATTAAACTTTTTTTGATTTTTGATTATAATTTTAAACTATTTAAAAATTAAATAAAAATTAACTTGACAAAATATGGGGGGGGGGGTATAATACACACATTAATAATTAAAAAAAATTATTAAAATTAAAAAATTTAGAGGTGATAAAAATGAAAATTGTAGAACTAAATGAAATGGAACTAATGACAATCGATGGCGGAAGCATTAGAGACAGAAGCAGATCACATGGACACGGAGGTAATTCAAAAAGTAACCGTAGTAATAGTAGAGGAAGTAGTCGTAGTGGGGGGCATAGAAGAGACTGTAGTTGGAGCAACAGAGACTTCAGTAGAGAAGTAGTTAAAGGTGGTGTTACTGGAGCTGTTGGAGGAGCTATTGGAGGCTCTTTTGCAGGAGGAGTAGGTGCTGGACCTGGAGCTGCTGCAGGAGGATTAGGTGGAGCAGCAGCGGGAGGAGTAGGATATGCTTTTGATAGAGGAGCTTGCAAATTAGGATGGTAATCAAAATTTTTAAGGAAGTAAAATTATGAATAAGAAATATCAAAATATGATAGTTATAATAGCTTCAATATCGTCAGCCATAATTGGAGGTAGAATAATTGATGAATATGGATGGGTTATAGGTTTAATAACAGCTGCAATTACAGGTGCTGTTATTGGATTGCTTGGAAAAATTATATTAAAGTTTCTTAAAATTAATAGATAGATTAAATAAATACGTATTTATTATAAGATTATAGTCCTTAACCTAATCCTAATAAAACTTTTAGTTAAATAGAGAGTTTCTAGTCTTTAGAAACTCTTTATTTTTAAGAAAGAGAGGTGGAAAAAGATTTTTTCGATGTTTAAAAGATATTGCTGTGTTTTACAAAAGGATGAGAAGGATTGCGGACCTGCCTGTATACTAACAATAGCTAAGCAATATAATTCAAATTTTTCAATTGCCAAGTTACGCCAAATATCAGGAACAGATAGAAACGGAACTAATCTTGCGGGAATGATAAAAGGACTGGATTATTTAGGATTTGAATCAAAAGCTGTGAAAGTTGAGGATAAAAAAATTGATAACAGTGTATCTTTTCCAATAATAGCACATATTCAGTCTAAAAATAATTTTTTGCATTATGTAGTTGTTCATGACGTAAGCAATAAAAGAATTATTATTTCTGATCCTGAAAGTGGAATAAAAAAACTTTCTCACAAAGAGTTTTCTGAAATATGGACTGGAATCTTGCTTTTAATTGAGCCTAAAAAAGATTTTCAGAAGAGAAACGAAAAGGATAATTCTTTGACCAGGTTTTTTTATGTTTTAAAAAATCAAAAAAGTCTTTTGTTTAATATATTTCTAGCCTCAATACTTTATACTGTGCTTGGCATAGTAACTTCATTCAGTTCTAAATTTCTAATAGACTATATTTTAAAAGATAAGCTTATGACTACATTAACTGTAATGGTTGTGGGAATGGTAATACTTGAAATAATTCAAATGCTGCTTAGCATATTTAGGGGATATTTACTAATATTTTTAGGACAGAGAATAGATATAGCAATATTGCTAGGATATTATAATCATGTAATAAAATTGCCAATGAATTTTTTTTCAACAAGAAAAACAGGAGAAATAACATCGAGATTTTCTGATGCTGATAATATAAATGATGCGGTAGCTGAGACGGTACTAACATTAATGCTAGATGTTATAACAGCTGTTACAGGTGGAATAATTGTTTATATCCAAAATCAGTATTTATTTTTTGTTTCAATAGTTATATTACTGCTTTATATTGTGATTGTATTTTCATTTAAAGAAATTTTAAAAAAAATAAACAATGAAGTTTTGGAAAATAATTCTCAGCTAACTTCTTATATAATTCAAAGTATAAATGGTATAGAAACTATAAAAGCATATAATCTTGAAAAAAATATACAAGATGAAACAGAATTTAAATATTTAAAAGTTATAAAATCATCTTTTAAGAGAAGCAAAATTTATAATTTACTAACTTTTTTATCGGGTGTTGTAGAACTAATAGGGAATACTTTGATAATGTGGGTAGGTGCAATCCAAGTTATAAATGGAAAATTAACATTGGGAGAAATGATGGTATTTAATACTTTGCTGGGATATTTTACAAATCCAGTAAAAAATTTGATAAGTTTACAGCCAACTATTCAGACTGCAACAGTATCAGCAGATAGACTCGGAGAAATAATAGATTTAGATATAGAACAAAGTGATGAAAAAATGATTCCTCAAAATTTAAAAGGAGATATTGAGATAAAAGGCTTAAATTTTAGATATGGAACAAGAGAGTTAATTTTAAAAAATATTAATATGGAAATAAAGCAAGGCGAAAAAATAGCATTGGTAGGTGAATCGGGAAGCGGAAAAACAACTTTGGCTAAATTAATTCTTAAATTTTACGATTTTGAAAAAGGTGACATTAATATTAATGATTTTAATTTAAAAGATATAGACAATACTTTTTTAAGAAATAAAATATCTTATATTTCACAGGATATGTTTTTGTTCAACAAAACAATAAAAGAAAACCTTATGTTAAGTGATGAAATAGAAATTGATGATGTTATAGAATTATCTAAAAAAGTGAATGCCTATGAATTTATAAATGAATTGCCACAAAGATTTGACTATATGATAGAGGAAAATGGAACAAATTTATCGACAGGGCAAAAACAGAGGTTGTCTATTCTAAGAGCACTACTTAAAAAACCTGATATCTTAATAATGGATGAAGCTACAAGTAATCTTGATTCAATAACAGAGAGTGCTATTCAAAAAACACTAAACAATCCTGAATTTAATATGACTACAATAATAATTGCCCATCGTTTAAGTACTATTCGATTATGTGACAGAATTTATGTTCTTGATAAAGGAGAAATAATAGAAACAGGTACTCATGAGGAGTTGATAGAATTAAAGAATAAGTATTATGCACTATGGAAAGAGCAGGAAAATATTCATGAAAATTAAAGTTTACAAGTATGATGAAATAGAAACGGTCAAAGAATTATCAAATAAAAAAATCAATTCATTTTACGTGATATTAGTATATTTTATATTAACTATTATCATTTCATTCTTAATTTGGAGTTATTTTGGAAAAATAGATTTAAAGATAAAAGGGACAGGAACATTAGAAACAAAGCTAGATAGCAGTGTTGTAGTTAATGTTATGACTGGAAAAGTTAAAAATAATAATATAAGCCAAGGGAAAAAAGTAAATAAAGGGGACTTGTTGTATGAAATAGAAAATAATTCTCTTTCCATTGAAAAGAATTATTTAGAAAAAAGCCTAGCAGAAAAGAAAAATCTTTATAACGCAATTTCAAGTGGAAAATACAATAAAGATGTGTCTGTTTCAAATTATCTTTCGAAAAGACAAGCGCACCAATCAGAATTAGATTCATTAAATATTGAAATAGGAGAGCAGGAAAGAGTAGTGTATACTAATTCAGAATTATATAAAGTAGGTGGACTTTCAAGATTTGATTATGAAAAAAGCCAAAATCAATTGTCAATTCTAAAAGAGAGAAAGAAAAAATTAGAAATAGAATATCAGATATCAAAAAATAGTGAAAAAATAACGCTTAATAATGAGATAAAAGAATTAGAAATGAAAATAAAATCAATGAATGACAGTATTAAAGGGACAAAAGTTGTTGCTTCTATTTCAGGATATTTGGAGGTTATGACACCGATTAATAACGGAGATACTGTGGCTTCTGATATAAATGTAGCCAAAATTATTCCTTCTGAAAACGATTATAAAATTAATATTTATGTTGAAGAAAAGGATATAACAAAAATAAAAAAAGGAAATAATATAAATTATCATCTTAATTTTCCTGATGAAAAGAAAAACATATCTTTAAAAGGGAAAATTGAGTTAATTTCAAGAGATAGTATTACGAGAGAGGATGGTAATAAATATTATCTAGTAGTCGGAAATATAGATGCTAAAAATGTAAATACCTTAAATTTAAAAAAAGGGATGACACTGGAAAGCAATATAATTTATACGAAAAAGCGTATAATAGATTATATACTTGAAATTTTAAGTTTTAAAGTAAAAACATTAGAGTAAAAAAGAAAATGTTTTTTCAAATTTATATATAAATGTAAATAATAAAAAAAGACAACCTTTAGGTCGTCTTTAAATAATAATACTTTATGATTTTTTAAATATTCTCTTTTTTCAAAGTTTTAGCAAACAATTTTCCATTTTTTACATAATGGTCAGCATTTTTTTGAATATGTTCTATTTCTTCATTAGTCAATTTTCTCACTATTTTAGCAGGACTTCCTAAAATGAGAACACCTTTCTCATAAGGAATTTTATGAGTAACTAAAGAACCTGCACCTATAAGACAGTTAGGAGCGATTTTTGTCCCGTTTAAAACTGTGCTGCCCATTCCTACTATCACATTATCTCCTATTTCACAGCTATGAAGTATCACATTATGACCTACAGTAACATTTTCTCCCACGATACAGGGAAGTCCAAAATCAGTATGTAATGTCGAATTATCCTGAACATTGCTATTTTTCCCTATAATTATTTTCTCCACATCTCCTCTTAGTACCGCACCGAACCATATATTTACCCCGTCATTCAGTTCTACATTTCCCATAACATCAGCACTTTCAGCAATAAATACCTCTCCCGATATTTTAGGTTTTATCCCGTCCAATTCATAAATCATCCTGAATACACTCTCCTAACTACTTGTCTTTCTTTTTCAAGTATTTCTTATAAACCTTCTTAAATTCCAAATCTTCATCAATATTTTCTAACTTTTTTTTAAACAAATCCATTCTATTCTTCATAGTTTTCTCAATTGAGTGAAACTGCCTATATTCATCAATTTTAGCGTGATTTCCACTTCGCAGGACTTCTGGAACGGTGTAACCGTCAATCTCTACGGGCCTTGTGTATTGTGGAAAGCCTAAGAGTCCGTTGTAAAATGAGTCGGTTTCAAAGGATTCTTTCTTAATTACGCCTTCTTTTATCCGAATTACAGAATCCATAATTACAAGGGAAGGCAAGTCGCCACTGCTTAGGACATAATCTCCAATGGAAATTTCTTCATCCACAAATTTATCAATTACCCTTTGATCTAGCCCTTCGTAACGTCCTGAAATAAGTACGATTTCATCTTTTTCTGAAAGTTCTGTAACTTTGTTGTGGGTTAGCTGTTTTCCTTGTGGGGATAAAAAAATTACGTAAGGTTTTTTTGAATTTTCGTTATTGTAAAATTCGTAGTTTTCGTAAAAGAAGTTCCAGTAGGCTTCTGGTTTTAAAACCATTCCGGCACCGCCACCAAAAGGGATGTCGTCCATCTGGCTGTGTTTATTTCTGGCGTAATCCCTTATGTTTACGATGTTAAAATCGATAATATCCTTGTCGCTTGCTCTTTTTAGGATTGTTTGTGATAAATATTGCTCAAATAATTCTGGAAATAGTGTGAGTACATTAAATTTCATTGATTTTACCTCTTGTATTTATTTTCAAATTCTATTTATCTATTCTCGCATTCCGTCGATTAGGCTTACTTCAATTCTGTTGTTTGGGAAGTCGATCTTTGTTACAAATTCGTCAATTAATGGAACCATTATCTCTTTTTCTGTTTCAATATCTTCAATAATTAAGATATTGTGGGCAGCAGTTTCCATTACATCAATAATTTCGCCAATTTTTTCATTTTCAGAAAACACTTCTATTCCAAACAAATCTTTTACGTAAAATTCATCTTCGTTTCTTTCAGGCAGTAAATCACGTCGAATTTTGATTTTATAGCCATTCAGCTCTTTTGCAGCATCAATATTGTCAATTCCTTCAAAGTCTAAAATTGCTTTTTTGTCATTTAGCCTTTTTACATTTTTTACGACAAGCAATTTCTTTTTGTCATTTTTTTCAAGAAGAACACGCTCATTTTCGATAAGTTCAATATTTTCAAAAATTGAGGTAATTTTAACGCTGCCACGTAAATGATGTGTTCCAACGATTGTTCCTATATTTACTAAGTTTTCCATTATTTATTATTATTTCTCTCTTTCTTAAATCTTTTTCTAAATATCTTTTTTTAATTTTGTGAATTTTCTGCTATCTTCAGCGATCATTTTCAATTCATCCAAATCAATCCCGTCAAAGTTGGCTGCAACTGCCGAAATTATTCCTTCCACCAATGGGGCATCTGCAATTTTTGCCTTAACTTGGCCTTCCAGCTCCTTTATTGCCTTAGCTGCATTAAATACAGAACTTCCCATATCTACAAAAACAAGCACTCCAGCACCGTTATCTGCACGAACGATTGCTTCCTTCACATTCTCAACATTCGTTCCGTAAACTTCTCTTTTTACATTTCCCCCATTTTCCAATGCAAATTCTTCTTGCTTAAATACCTTCACAAAGTTAATGATCTCCTGTGCAAGTGTGTTACTGTGGCTAACTACCACGATTCCTACTAATTTATGATTATTTTCCTTCATTTTTTTATTTTTGTCCTTTCATATTATGTTTGTGTTTTTATTTTTTGTTATTTTGATTTTTAATTTTCTCCCAATAATCTGTCTAAAATTATTGAAACGGCACTTCTGACACATAAATGATTGTATCTAGTCTTTCCTCTAATTGGCTCCAAAATTTTATAGGATAAATCCATAATTTCATTTGTAAGCCCCCAGCCTGTTCCAAACAAGATTAGATATGGTGAATCATCTTCAACCATTTCCTTGCCTAAATCAGCATATCCAACAGTATTTGGGAAAATTTTTGCCGAAGTTGTAATAATCTTTGGTTTTTTTCCTTCAATTTTTTCAATTGTTTCTATTGCACTTTGTACAGAGTCTTCAAGTTCTGTATTTTCAAAGGCTTCATTTCTATTTTTGTTAAATTCTATTCCATTTCCTTCAGTCCAGTAGCCAATAATTCTTCCTGTCAACTCTTTCTGGGCATCAACTGGAGTTAT
The window above is part of the Leptotrichia trevisanii DSM 22070 genome. Proteins encoded here:
- a CDS encoding gamma carbonic anhydrase family protein — encoded protein: MIYELDGIKPKISGEVFIAESADVMGNVELNDGVNIWFGAVLRGDVEKIIIGKNSNVQDNSTLHTDFGLPCIVGENVTVGHNVILHSCEIGDNVIVGMGSTVLNGTKIAPNCLIGAGSLVTHKIPYEKGVLILGSPAKIVRKLTNEEIEHIQKNADHYVKNGKLFAKTLKKENI
- a CDS encoding RNA methyltransferase gives rise to the protein MRDNIYVGLVHYPVYNRNNVVVATSVTNFDIHDISRTCRTYDIKKYFIITPVDAQKELTGRIIGYWTEGNGIEFNKNRNEAFENTELEDSVQSAIETIEKIEGKKPKIITTSAKIFPNTVGYADLGKEMVEDDSPYLILFGTGWGLTNEIMDLSYKILEPIRGKTRYNHLCVRSAVSIILDRLLGEN
- the rimM gene encoding ribosome maturation factor RimM (Essential for efficient processing of 16S rRNA); this encodes MENLVNIGTIVGTHHLRGSVKITSIFENIELIENERVLLEKNDKKKLLVVKNVKRLNDKKAILDFEGIDNIDAAKELNGYKIKIRRDLLPERNEDEFYVKDLFGIEVFSENEKIGEIIDVMETAAHNILIIEDIETEKEIMVPLIDEFVTKIDFPNNRIEVSLIDGMRE
- the trmD gene encoding tRNA (guanosine(37)-N1)-methyltransferase TrmD, with product MKFNVLTLFPELFEQYLSQTILKRASDKDIIDFNIVNIRDYARNKHSQMDDIPFGGGAGMVLKPEAYWNFFYENYEFYNNENSKKPYVIFLSPQGKQLTHNKVTELSEKDEIVLISGRYEGLDQRVIDKFVDEEISIGDYVLSSGDLPSLVIMDSVIRIKEGVIKKESFETDSFYNGLLGFPQYTRPVEIDGYTVPEVLRSGNHAKIDEYRQFHSIEKTMKNRMDLFKKKLENIDEDLEFKKVYKKYLKKKDK
- a CDS encoding PTS-dependent dihydroxyacetone kinase phosphotransferase subunit DhaM, encoding MKENNHKLVGIVVVSHSNTLAQEIINFVKVFKQEEFALENGGNVKREVYGTNVENVKEAIVRADNGAGVLVFVDMGSSVFNAAKAIKELEGQVKAKIADAPLVEGIISAVAANFDGIDLDELKMIAEDSRKFTKLKKDI